From a single Bremerella cremea genomic region:
- a CDS encoding 6-phosphofructokinase encodes MTNSLSHPPKPEHNFKRVAILFSGGPAPAANAVISTAAVSFLRAGIEVLGIKNGYSNLMEFGPDRPMEEDRDYMILSHKALSRSRAKQGIMIGTARANPGKAISHPDHLKDKERCKAFQTTYDALCSLGVDALISIGGDDTLKTANKFKMFQDTLPEGSKKMPVVHLPKTIDNDYNGIDFTFGFFTAVDFLSTEIRTLLYDGEASKAYFLCEAMGRSAGWLAYGAAIAGEASLVISVEDIMGDFVEKEWEEGGKTRKTMNVPKVVDRIVKTMLAREAEGKEFGVIVLAEGLAEMLPESYLEGVARDDHGHIAITDIQLGRTFSKWVAKAYEEKTGRSRKVTGVQIGYEARCTKPLAYDVILGSQLGVGAYRALVEKKLNGVMVSASGQFELHYVDFADLVNQENLVTVVRHIEPGCDFQKLARFLETYVND; translated from the coding sequence ATGACCAATAGCCTCTCCCATCCGCCAAAGCCAGAACACAACTTTAAACGCGTTGCCATCCTGTTCTCAGGCGGGCCGGCTCCGGCAGCCAATGCGGTGATTTCGACTGCTGCGGTTTCGTTCCTGCGTGCTGGCATCGAAGTGCTCGGGATCAAGAACGGTTACTCGAACTTGATGGAGTTCGGCCCAGATCGCCCAATGGAAGAAGACCGCGATTACATGATCCTCAGCCACAAGGCCCTCAGCCGCAGCCGGGCCAAGCAGGGGATTATGATCGGCACTGCCCGGGCCAACCCTGGCAAAGCGATCTCGCACCCAGACCACTTGAAAGATAAGGAACGTTGCAAGGCGTTCCAAACCACCTACGATGCATTGTGCTCGCTGGGTGTTGACGCTTTGATTTCGATTGGTGGGGACGACACGCTGAAGACCGCCAACAAGTTCAAGATGTTCCAAGACACGCTACCTGAAGGTAGCAAGAAGATGCCGGTCGTTCATCTGCCCAAGACGATCGACAACGACTACAACGGTATCGACTTCACGTTCGGTTTCTTCACGGCAGTCGACTTCCTTTCCACCGAAATCCGTACCCTGCTGTACGATGGCGAAGCCTCGAAGGCATACTTCTTGTGCGAAGCGATGGGACGCAGCGCTGGCTGGTTAGCTTACGGTGCCGCAATCGCCGGGGAAGCCTCTTTGGTGATCAGCGTCGAAGACATCATGGGTGACTTCGTCGAGAAGGAATGGGAAGAAGGGGGCAAGACCCGCAAGACGATGAACGTGCCCAAAGTGGTCGACCGCATCGTCAAGACCATGCTGGCCCGCGAAGCCGAAGGGAAAGAATTTGGCGTGATCGTGCTGGCCGAAGGCCTAGCCGAGATGCTGCCGGAAAGCTACCTGGAAGGCGTTGCCCGCGACGACCACGGCCACATTGCGATCACCGATATTCAGTTGGGCCGCACGTTCAGCAAATGGGTCGCCAAGGCTTACGAAGAAAAGACTGGCCGCAGCCGCAAGGTGACCGGGGTTCAAATCGGTTACGAAGCTCGCTGCACCAAGCCACTCGCCTACGACGTGATTCTCGGCAGCCAGTTGGGCGTTGGTGCCTACCGTGCCCTGGTCGAAAAGAAGCTGAACGGCGTGATGGTCTCGGCCAGCGGCCAGTTCGAGTTGCACTATGTCGATTTCGCGGACCTGGTAAACCAAGAGAACCTGGTCACGGTTGTCCGCCACATCGAACCTGGTTGCGACTTCCAAAAGTTGGCCCGCTTCCTGGAAACCTACGTCAACGACTAA
- a CDS encoding PQQ-binding-like beta-propeller repeat protein, with translation MPTVRPWLAFFLVCLTCASASAQEWTRFRGPNGSGVAPAANIPSSFTEADFNWKTKLPGTGHSSPAIWGDRLFLMSADPETAVRYVLGIDTQTGKIVWQKQFPSAESHLHTKSSYASCSPAVDENHVYVVWADDESTQLMALSHDGDLAWAADLGPWVSQHGFGTSPMIYQDKLILSLMQLGDPRKVGNRSPGKSRLIAFDRKSGERQWEVDRVSDVAAYSVPCIYTTKEGKELLICNSSAHGIAAHDPETGKELWSEQVFNMRSVSSPVVAGDFILGSCGSGGGGNTVSAVDPNGGQPKLAWRMSKSASYVPTPVAHDGKVFVWYDKGIVSCLDGKTGDVLGQKRVGGNYYGSPILVGDRLFCLSEEGNLVVVSADDQLKVLGKSPLGEGSESTPAVSNGVMYLRTYSHLISVGGQQGS, from the coding sequence ATGCCGACCGTTCGACCCTGGCTTGCTTTCTTCTTGGTGTGCCTGACGTGTGCTTCCGCTTCGGCTCAAGAGTGGACTCGTTTTCGTGGGCCCAACGGCAGTGGAGTTGCTCCGGCAGCGAACATTCCTTCGTCCTTTACCGAGGCCGATTTCAACTGGAAAACAAAGCTACCAGGCACCGGGCACTCGTCGCCAGCGATTTGGGGCGATCGTCTCTTTCTGATGAGCGCCGATCCGGAAACGGCCGTTCGTTATGTGCTGGGAATTGATACCCAAACCGGCAAAATAGTTTGGCAGAAGCAATTTCCGTCTGCAGAAAGCCACCTGCACACCAAAAGCAGCTATGCCTCGTGCAGCCCGGCTGTCGATGAAAATCACGTCTACGTGGTATGGGCCGACGACGAGAGCACCCAGTTGATGGCCTTAAGCCACGACGGCGATCTTGCTTGGGCCGCCGACCTGGGCCCTTGGGTCAGCCAACATGGTTTCGGCACCTCGCCGATGATCTACCAAGACAAGCTGATCTTATCGCTAATGCAGCTAGGCGACCCGCGTAAGGTTGGCAACCGTTCGCCAGGCAAAAGCCGCCTAATTGCTTTCGACCGCAAATCAGGCGAACGCCAGTGGGAAGTCGACCGTGTAAGCGATGTGGCCGCTTATTCAGTCCCTTGTATTTACACAACCAAGGAAGGTAAGGAACTGCTGATCTGCAACAGCAGCGCGCATGGCATTGCTGCTCACGATCCAGAAACGGGCAAAGAACTTTGGTCCGAGCAAGTCTTCAACATGCGTTCGGTTTCGTCCCCGGTTGTCGCTGGCGATTTTATTCTCGGTTCGTGTGGTTCTGGTGGCGGCGGCAACACGGTCAGCGCGGTCGATCCCAACGGTGGCCAACCCAAGCTGGCCTGGCGGATGTCTAAGTCTGCCTCGTACGTGCCCACACCGGTCGCTCACGACGGCAAGGTCTTCGTCTGGTACGACAAAGGCATCGTCAGTTGCCTCGACGGTAAAACCGGAGACGTACTCGGACAAAAGCGTGTCGGCGGCAACTACTACGGCTCTCCCATCCTAGTCGGCGATCGCCTGTTCTGTCTCTCGGAAGAAGGCAACCTGGTTGTCGTTTCTGCGGATGACCAGTTGAAGGTACTTGGCAAAAGCCCACTCGGCGAAGGAAGCGAATCAACCCCAGCCGTTTCTAACGGAGTGATGTACCTGAGAACGTATTCGCATTTGATCTCGGTGGGTGGGCAGCAGGGCTCGTAA
- a CDS encoding DUF4404 family protein, which produces MEDKLSELRQTLQELQKELRDVDHLDADTRVRLEGVMESINDALHREDTAALAHPSLRETLEERSSQLEDTSYPSLTRVLNNLADILGNSGL; this is translated from the coding sequence ATGGAAGACAAACTCTCCGAATTACGCCAAACACTCCAAGAGTTGCAAAAAGAACTCCGCGATGTCGATCATCTCGACGCGGATACGAGAGTTCGGCTGGAGGGGGTGATGGAGTCGATTAACGATGCATTGCACCGAGAAGACACCGCTGCCCTAGCCCACCCTTCCCTGCGAGAAACCCTCGAAGAACGTTCTTCGCAATTGGAAGACACCAGCTACCCTTCCCTAACCCGGGTACTGAACAACCTGGCCGATATTTTGGGTAACAGCGGGCTATAG
- a CDS encoding trypsin-like peptidase domain-containing protein, translating to MPRFRLNLLFSFLVIAPLAGLVLVPAPAHAQIFESDGVAMRFMKRIHQRNSSEVLGAFHTVVGKARSATVELKRGDQQVAMGGVVDPNGLIVTKASLVNTYGDEAPLVVAMANGDQYLANEIVSIDKEHDLALVRIEAKNLPVMEIAADNKPAVGSILATAGLGEEPVAIGVCGLEPHKIDVKNAMLGVMLSQRPGPAVVDQVVEASAAATAGILAQDVILSINNTHIETGSHLIETVRTYEPGDSLRLTLRRAEEEMHLNVILGEWVAGRGQARHEFQNHLGGELSTRRSGFPAVFQHDSYLQPEQCGGPIVNLDGKVVGLNIARAGRVATYAIPGNELSNAVSKMLSAAGATRNSEIVQSHLSAKPVISENIDPPVVNPGWIPRETSK from the coding sequence ATGCCCCGGTTTCGTTTGAATTTGCTATTCTCGTTTTTGGTGATTGCACCGCTGGCTGGACTTGTCCTGGTACCTGCTCCGGCCCATGCTCAGATATTTGAGAGTGATGGTGTCGCGATGCGTTTCATGAAACGCATCCACCAACGCAACAGCAGCGAGGTGCTTGGTGCTTTTCATACTGTTGTAGGAAAAGCCCGCAGTGCGACGGTCGAACTCAAGCGAGGCGACCAGCAGGTTGCCATGGGGGGCGTTGTCGATCCCAATGGATTGATCGTCACCAAGGCCAGCCTGGTGAACACCTATGGTGACGAGGCGCCCTTAGTGGTCGCAATGGCCAACGGCGATCAGTACCTTGCCAACGAAATTGTCTCGATCGACAAAGAGCACGATTTGGCGCTTGTAAGGATCGAAGCCAAAAACTTGCCGGTGATGGAAATCGCCGCCGATAACAAGCCAGCGGTCGGCAGTATATTGGCGACCGCCGGGCTCGGCGAGGAACCTGTCGCGATCGGAGTGTGTGGCTTAGAACCGCACAAGATTGATGTGAAAAACGCAATGTTGGGCGTAATGCTTTCGCAGCGTCCTGGGCCAGCGGTTGTGGATCAGGTAGTCGAAGCCAGCGCGGCCGCAACCGCTGGGATTCTGGCACAAGATGTCATTCTTTCGATCAACAACACGCATATCGAAACGGGATCGCATTTGATTGAAACGGTTCGTACCTACGAGCCAGGAGACTCGCTACGTCTGACACTGCGACGTGCCGAAGAGGAAATGCACCTCAACGTGATTCTCGGAGAATGGGTTGCCGGGCGTGGCCAGGCCCGGCATGAGTTCCAAAATCATCTTGGCGGCGAACTGAGCACCCGTCGGAGCGGCTTCCCGGCTGTTTTCCAGCACGATAGCTATTTACAGCCGGAACAGTGCGGCGGGCCGATTGTGAACCTGGACGGCAAGGTGGTGGGCCTCAATATTGCTCGTGCTGGGCGTGTGGCAACCTATGCCATACCTGGCAACGAACTGAGCAATGCGGTCTCGAAGATGCTTTCTGCCGCCGGAGCGACGCGCAATTCGGAAATTGTCCAGTCGCATTTGAGCGCCAAACCGGTCATTTCCGAAAACATCGATCCACCAGTGGTTAACCCCGGGTGGATTCCACGCGAGACGTCGAAGTAG
- a CDS encoding S1C family serine protease translates to MKQRTILASSPLLAGYSCSKLTASFFNLLILCGLVCCFPLTAHAQEKEKPASVQQTTHFSEVLVGDAPHDVADLRSMEKLIQQVTQKALDATVGVIVGSAQGSGVVVSEDGLILTAGHVIGKPGREVTVILNDGSRVKGVTLGTDRSIDSGAIQITTPGKYKHLPVRSSANLKDGEWVLVMGHAGGIVKDRRPALRLGRVLANSSDVIATDATLVGGDSGGPLLDIQGNVIGINSRIGNRITANLHVPSTQYLDNLDRLRKSEVWGRLGGTQPYLGVRCDTERQEVVVTRVTPGSPADKAGIQEGDQILRFNDRQIDSFDNLKLMVNQYSPGDRINVRIRRSSGNVITLEVELTDRRQLDRE, encoded by the coding sequence ATGAAACAACGGACTATCCTCGCCTCTTCTCCTCTTCTCGCAGGCTACTCGTGTTCGAAGTTAACGGCATCGTTTTTTAACTTACTGATTCTGTGTGGATTGGTTTGCTGCTTTCCCCTGACAGCCCATGCTCAGGAAAAGGAAAAGCCTGCCAGTGTTCAGCAGACGACGCACTTTTCAGAAGTGCTCGTTGGCGATGCTCCGCACGACGTAGCCGACTTGCGTTCGATGGAGAAGTTGATTCAGCAGGTCACCCAGAAGGCGCTAGATGCCACAGTTGGGGTGATCGTCGGATCAGCGCAAGGTTCTGGGGTGGTGGTAAGCGAAGATGGTTTGATCCTCACCGCAGGGCATGTGATTGGGAAGCCTGGGCGAGAGGTAACGGTTATCCTCAACGATGGCAGTCGCGTCAAAGGGGTAACGTTGGGAACCGATCGGAGTATTGACTCTGGCGCGATCCAAATCACCACCCCCGGAAAATATAAACACCTTCCGGTCCGTTCTTCCGCGAACTTAAAAGACGGAGAGTGGGTATTAGTAATGGGGCACGCAGGCGGCATCGTCAAAGACCGTCGCCCTGCCCTGCGACTCGGCCGCGTACTGGCCAACAGTAGCGATGTGATCGCGACCGACGCGACCTTAGTGGGTGGCGATAGTGGTGGCCCCTTGTTGGATATTCAAGGCAATGTGATTGGGATCAACAGCCGTATTGGCAACCGAATTACGGCGAATTTGCATGTTCCTTCCACGCAGTACCTCGACAATCTCGACCGATTAAGAAAATCGGAGGTGTGGGGACGGCTTGGCGGAACGCAACCATATTTGGGTGTGCGTTGTGACACAGAGCGACAGGAAGTTGTGGTCACGCGTGTTACCCCGGGTTCTCCGGCAGACAAAGCGGGAATCCAAGAGGGAGATCAAATCTTGCGATTTAACGATCGCCAGATCGACTCCTTCGACAATTTGAAGCTGATGGTAAATCAGTATTCTCCGGGCGATCGCATCAACGTACGGATACGGCGCAGCTCGGGCAACGTTATTACTCTCGAAGTTGAACTTACGGATCGTCGTCAACTAGATCGCGAATAG
- a CDS encoding SDR family oxidoreductase, with product MVSRTRLIVGCGYVGQPLANRWKQMGDLVFSTTRSPERARQFEQAGWRSVLADVTNPQSLRDLPETDTVVFAVGYDRDSNKTREEVYNEGLKQVLDHLSEQTRRLIFVSTTGVYGDAAGQTVDETTHCDPARAGGKAFLLAEQCLQSHPIWKSRSIILRMAGIYGPDRVPRMDDIQAGKPIPAPAGGALNLIHVDDAVQAISLAADAETFSPVYIVSDGHPVDRRDYYREVARLLDAPEPTFEQPEPNSPAAQRAQADRKMSNQRIVNELGFQPKYTNYQAGLASILG from the coding sequence GTGGTTTCCCGCACAAGATTGATTGTCGGATGTGGCTATGTTGGCCAGCCGTTGGCCAACCGTTGGAAACAAATGGGCGATCTCGTTTTTTCGACGACGAGATCGCCAGAGCGAGCCCGACAGTTTGAACAGGCAGGTTGGCGCTCTGTATTAGCGGATGTCACCAACCCGCAAAGTTTGCGTGATTTACCAGAAACCGACACCGTTGTCTTTGCGGTTGGGTACGACCGCGACAGCAACAAAACGCGGGAAGAAGTTTATAACGAAGGTTTGAAACAAGTCCTCGATCACCTCAGCGAGCAAACTCGGCGTTTGATCTTCGTGAGCACGACCGGAGTGTATGGTGACGCCGCCGGGCAAACCGTCGACGAAACAACCCATTGCGATCCGGCCCGCGCTGGCGGAAAAGCTTTCTTGCTGGCCGAGCAGTGCCTGCAAAGTCACCCGATTTGGAAAAGTCGTAGTATTATCTTGCGGATGGCTGGCATTTATGGCCCTGACCGCGTGCCACGTATGGACGACATTCAAGCAGGTAAACCCATCCCCGCACCCGCTGGCGGCGCGCTCAACCTAATCCACGTCGACGATGCCGTTCAAGCAATTAGCCTGGCCGCCGACGCCGAGACGTTCTCGCCGGTCTACATTGTCAGTGACGGCCACCCAGTCGATCGCCGCGACTACTACCGCGAAGTCGCCCGCCTATTAGACGCCCCCGAGCCAACCTTCGAACAGCCAGAACCCAACTCCCCAGCCGCCCAACGTGCTCAAGCCGATCGCAAGATGAGCAACCAGCGAATCGTAAACGAATTGGGCTTCCAGCCAAAATACACCAACTACCAGGCAGGGCTGGCGAGCATTTTGGGTTAG
- a CDS encoding DUF3472 domain-containing protein, which yields MRWTSLLVWLCLVSLVWADDPCAQPTPDAMAQELGVKLPRRPWHLANIWWFFEGPVKNFETLEIDITIDRDVPETYNLYISPCGSSLINGLQFYGGLQTNINGWVSGDEQTRVHRGHGAIFSRWSSDKKTPIGLEHVRKADDECLVESAGYEGEFASVRRTYAWKKGTYTWGIYKGETIERDGKPATWFTCRVRNHADDEVTEVGSLLFEGAEFEFWNRHSAFVEVYSTSKIPRSNIPKVNVTFGWPRINGEKAALKRAMAFYPDEAAGSTSSPDCAKVQADGENAVVEVGAMFVRDPKERRHALELTAEK from the coding sequence ATGCGTTGGACGAGTTTATTGGTTTGGTTATGTTTGGTTTCGCTGGTTTGGGCGGACGATCCTTGTGCGCAGCCGACGCCTGATGCAATGGCTCAAGAGTTGGGAGTAAAGTTACCCCGACGACCTTGGCACCTGGCCAACATTTGGTGGTTCTTCGAGGGACCAGTCAAGAATTTCGAGACGCTGGAAATCGACATCACCATCGATCGTGATGTGCCGGAGACCTACAACCTTTATATCTCTCCCTGCGGTTCGTCGTTGATTAACGGTTTGCAGTTTTACGGCGGGCTGCAAACGAATATCAACGGCTGGGTCAGCGGTGATGAACAAACCCGCGTGCATCGTGGCCATGGGGCGATCTTCTCAAGGTGGTCCTCCGACAAGAAGACACCAATCGGCCTAGAGCATGTTCGTAAAGCGGACGACGAGTGCCTGGTGGAAAGTGCCGGGTACGAAGGAGAGTTCGCCAGCGTCCGGCGTACTTACGCGTGGAAGAAGGGAACCTACACCTGGGGAATTTACAAAGGGGAAACGATCGAGCGGGATGGAAAGCCTGCGACGTGGTTCACCTGCCGTGTGCGTAATCACGCCGACGACGAGGTAACCGAGGTGGGAAGTCTATTGTTTGAGGGGGCAGAGTTCGAGTTTTGGAATCGCCATTCGGCATTCGTTGAAGTCTATTCGACCTCCAAAATTCCTCGCTCGAACATTCCCAAGGTCAACGTTACATTTGGTTGGCCTCGCATCAACGGCGAAAAAGCTGCTTTGAAGCGGGCCATGGCCTTTTACCCAGACGAAGCGGCGGGATCGACCAGTTCGCCTGATTGTGCCAAGGTACAAGCCGACGGCGAGAATGCGGTCGTGGAAGTGGGGGCCATGTTCGTCCGCGATCCGAAAGAGCGACGGCATGCGTTGGAGTTGACTGCGGAGAAGTGA
- a CDS encoding DUF1559 domain-containing protein: MSTNFSRRHAFTLVELLVVIAIIGVLIALLLPAVQQAREAARRMQCSNNLKQMGLAAHNFQDTYGYLPGGARDGHTTYDWKCCNSRHSSGWSWMFQILPYVEQTAIYELGKSGDSSEDVNNTKHSAVGATFAPIFNCPSRRGIQTFSGSYRADYAANGGESSSPNALTSGNAGVIRQTESQGWKNVIERIKDGSSNTLMFGEKSLHDTAWGADGGDNEPWHNAGWDQDIVRYGALISSGTKYGVPPIPDTKGRHLVDGSWMFDPSVPNGNTWFTPSGTKQWHTYFGSPHPGGAMFVLADGSVQHVPFTVDTETMRRLSVANDGLVVELP; the protein is encoded by the coding sequence GTGTCCACCAATTTTTCCCGCCGACATGCATTCACGCTTGTCGAACTGCTGGTCGTGATTGCGATCATCGGTGTCCTCATTGCCCTCCTTTTACCAGCCGTTCAGCAAGCCCGCGAAGCGGCTCGTCGTATGCAATGCAGTAACAACCTGAAGCAAATGGGATTGGCTGCCCACAACTTCCAAGACACCTACGGCTATCTGCCGGGTGGTGCCCGTGATGGTCATACCACGTACGACTGGAAATGCTGCAACTCGCGGCACTCGTCCGGTTGGAGCTGGATGTTCCAGATTCTGCCTTATGTAGAACAAACGGCTATTTATGAGCTAGGTAAGTCAGGCGATTCAAGCGAAGACGTCAACAACACCAAGCACTCGGCGGTTGGTGCCACGTTCGCGCCGATTTTCAACTGTCCCTCGCGTCGCGGAATCCAAACGTTTAGTGGTTCGTACCGCGCAGACTATGCCGCAAATGGTGGCGAATCGAGCAGCCCCAACGCACTTACCAGTGGCAATGCCGGTGTCATTCGCCAAACGGAGTCGCAAGGTTGGAAAAATGTGATTGAGCGAATCAAAGACGGTTCGTCGAATACGTTGATGTTTGGTGAAAAGTCTCTACACGATACCGCTTGGGGTGCTGATGGTGGCGACAACGAACCGTGGCACAACGCTGGTTGGGATCAAGACATTGTTCGCTACGGAGCTTTGATCTCTAGCGGAACAAAATATGGCGTGCCACCGATTCCTGATACTAAGGGCAGGCATTTGGTTGACGGTAGTTGGATGTTCGATCCTTCGGTGCCCAATGGCAATACCTGGTTTACCCCGAGTGGCACCAAACAATGGCACACTTACTTTGGCTCGCCACACCCTGGCGGTGCCATGTTCGTGCTGGCCGATGGTTCCGTGCAGCACGTTCCCTTCACCGTCGACACCGAAACGATGCGTCGCCTGTCCGTTGCCAACGACGGCCTCGTGGTTGAACTACCCTAG
- a CDS encoding 3-keto-disaccharide hydrolase: MRFWLSLFLLGLCFACSTFSAMAAEGDDGFVPLFNGKDFGGWIANPGYVAEDGKIVCAPAKGKGNLFTKDEYANFVLRFEFKLPPGANNGLGIRAPMKGTTSRSGFELQILDDTAEKYAKLKPYQYHGSLYGLAPAKRGHLKPIGEWNKQEVTVDGDLIKVVLNGTEILSVNLEEIRNNPTLDGNDHPGLKRSTGHIGLLGHGSPVEFRNLEIKVLPETK; the protein is encoded by the coding sequence ATGCGTTTTTGGTTGTCGCTCTTTTTGCTTGGTCTCTGCTTTGCCTGTTCAACCTTCTCCGCGATGGCCGCTGAAGGAGACGACGGGTTTGTGCCGCTGTTTAACGGGAAAGACTTTGGCGGGTGGATCGCGAATCCTGGGTATGTGGCCGAAGATGGCAAGATTGTTTGTGCGCCAGCCAAAGGCAAAGGGAATTTGTTCACGAAGGACGAATACGCCAACTTTGTGCTTCGTTTCGAATTCAAACTGCCGCCAGGGGCAAACAATGGGCTGGGGATTCGGGCTCCGATGAAAGGGACGACCTCGCGTAGTGGCTTCGAACTTCAGATTTTGGATGATACCGCTGAGAAGTACGCCAAGTTGAAACCTTATCAATACCATGGTTCCCTCTACGGCCTCGCCCCGGCCAAGCGTGGCCACTTGAAGCCGATAGGCGAGTGGAACAAGCAGGAAGTAACCGTCGATGGCGACCTGATTAAGGTGGTTCTCAATGGGACTGAAATCTTAAGCGTGAACCTTGAAGAGATTCGTAACAATCCCACACTGGACGGCAACGATCATCCCGGCCTGAAACGCTCGACCGGCCACATCGGCTTGCTTGGCCACGGCAGCCCGGTGGAGTTTCGTAATCTGGAAATCAAGGTGCTGCCGGAAACAAAATAG
- a CDS encoding sulfatase — protein sequence MTRLFCLPLLIVLCFGSLTAAAEKPMNVLFIISDDLTPTALSCYGNTDSKTPNIDRLAAQGTRFTHAYCNATYCGPSRASFLSGYYPHATKVFGYVSPRPKIGDRPTWPQYFRDNGYYTARVSKIYHMGVPGGIEEGSDGADDPLSWDERFNSPGPEWKAPGDGETLEGNPDGKRPVVGGNTFVVVEADGDDLVHSDGKTAAKAVELIEQHAQDDQPFFLAVGFVRPHVPFVSPRKYVDAYKPYSKNALPEKVPGDWDDIPKQGINYKTSKNMKMDLRRQKKAIGGYYGAVAFLDAQVGKVLDALEASGEADNTIVIFTSDHGFHLGQHDFWAKVSLHEESACVPLIIKVPGQAPAVCDSLTQLLDLYPTTAALCGLKPQDRLQGKDISPLLSNPKEIVHDEILNVSPMQNGFLLRTADWAFIQYNEDASGGVELFDMHKDPQQFTNLASDPDYADLVDDFKARLADKLQELRTNDLGS from the coding sequence ATGACTCGCTTGTTCTGCTTGCCGCTGCTGATCGTATTGTGCTTTGGTTCGTTGACGGCAGCCGCCGAGAAGCCGATGAATGTGTTGTTCATCATCTCGGACGACCTTACGCCGACCGCCCTTTCTTGCTACGGAAACACCGATTCAAAAACCCCTAACATCGATCGCCTGGCGGCTCAGGGAACTCGATTCACGCACGCCTATTGCAACGCCACCTACTGCGGGCCATCGCGGGCTTCGTTCCTATCGGGCTATTACCCACACGCGACCAAGGTGTTTGGCTATGTGAGCCCGCGTCCGAAGATTGGGGATCGTCCAACTTGGCCGCAGTATTTTCGCGACAACGGCTACTACACGGCCCGCGTTAGCAAGATTTATCACATGGGCGTTCCTGGCGGGATCGAAGAAGGAAGTGACGGTGCTGACGATCCGCTTTCCTGGGACGAACGTTTCAACAGCCCCGGCCCTGAATGGAAAGCCCCTGGCGACGGCGAAACATTAGAAGGTAACCCCGACGGCAAGAGGCCGGTGGTTGGTGGCAACACGTTTGTCGTCGTCGAAGCGGATGGTGACGATCTAGTACACAGCGATGGCAAGACAGCTGCCAAGGCAGTCGAGTTGATCGAGCAGCACGCCCAAGATGACCAACCGTTCTTCTTGGCAGTCGGCTTCGTACGTCCGCACGTGCCGTTTGTTTCTCCCCGGAAGTATGTAGACGCCTACAAGCCGTATTCAAAAAATGCTCTACCTGAGAAGGTGCCTGGCGATTGGGATGACATTCCCAAGCAAGGAATCAACTACAAGACCAGCAAGAACATGAAGATGGACCTCCGCCGCCAGAAGAAAGCGATCGGGGGCTACTACGGGGCGGTCGCGTTTCTCGATGCCCAGGTCGGTAAGGTGCTCGACGCGCTGGAAGCCTCCGGCGAAGCGGACAACACGATTGTCATTTTCACCAGCGATCACGGCTTTCACTTGGGCCAGCACGACTTCTGGGCGAAGGTGAGCTTGCACGAAGAATCGGCCTGCGTGCCGTTGATCATCAAAGTGCCCGGCCAAGCCCCAGCGGTTTGTGATTCGTTAACGCAGCTACTCGATCTCTACCCCACCACCGCCGCACTATGCGGGCTCAAGCCGCAAGACCGCCTACAAGGCAAAGACATCTCGCCACTGCTGAGTAACCCGAAAGAGATCGTCCACGACGAGATTCTCAATGTCTCGCCCATGCAAAACGGTTTTCTGCTGCGAACGGCCGATTGGGCGTTCATTCAGTACAACGAAGATGCTTCCGGTGGCGTGGAATTATTCGACATGCACAAAGATCCACAGCAGTTCACCAATCTGGCTTCTGATCCTGATTACGCCGATTTGGTTGACGACTTCAAGGCTCGGCTGGCTGACAAGTTGCAAGAATTGCGGACGAACGATTTGGGGTCGTAA